The genomic stretch TCGGATCCAGAGATTTCCAAACCATCACACTTACGTAAAGCACTATGTTCTCTCATACTCATGTGATACTCTATCTTCTTTccaatatgaaaaataaaaaagtggaAATAATCGTAGTAATTATAGTAATCATCATCAGAGCAGAAATAACTTTTGAAAGGTCACATCAATGTAATAGGCTGCAATAGAGGCTTCTTTGACCAACGAAAAATGGAAGCAGTGAATTTGTTGCCAAGTTTGAATGGTCGGACCAAACTTAAAATGCCAAAAGATTCAGACATTTTAAACTATCGAAACAAATAATGATAGTAATGAGGAAGGTATACCGATAGAATTGAAGAGAAAGATGCGGAAGAAGGAACGATTTATTCAGTTCTGCTGATTAGCCGTgggtaaatatatatattatttacttttaaaattgaaaactaaaactaaaatcAATTTTGTTGTCATTCGGTATTGTATTTAGAaattgtaaatttatttttaattacttaTTATTTATTAGTGACCGTTTAGGTTGTCgataatcaatttaaatttaacaaaaataaaaaataaataaattatattaccaattttacatttttatataattaaaaataagttttaatagtaaaatatttaTCAACTGCGTGATTATAGGTAAATTCATTGCGTTGATAATATGATACGTATCAATTAACGCCAATATTAATTTTACTAACAGTTTGGCCATCGATGACTTGCTATTCGCTGATTTTTTGCCAATATTTCTCTAATAGTAACATATGAAATTCCAAAACGTGCATATCCTCCAATTCTAAGATAGCATGAACAATTTGTTTGGATGGATGATGGAAaatgagaagaaagaaaatgggaggaaagaaaataaaaaaaaaataaaataaaaaaaaagttaattttttttatgttgtttgaatgaagagaaaatagatagaaagaaaatggaagaaaaattttcttttatttgaatgaaagaaaaagtaggaagagaaaaaatcataaacaagTGAAATTACATAAATACCATTccttatattatatataaattataatataccaatgtatttaaattatttttaaaataaaaaaagtgatcccaattacatttaaaaattttaaagtgttatctttattaataataatatttttttgaatttatcctttttTGTTGTCGTTTAAGGTcgtaaataaaaattagtatcattctttttaaatacatataaataaataatttcctaaaagaataataaaaactaCTCATACTTTACATCATTAATCTCTTTAATCATATTTAAGAAAAAAGTTTCACAAAATtatatttacaaaataaaatattatcaaaagtGACTAGTATTTCTTTCTTACTACGTGTGATAAAAAATCATATACAATTTCTATAAACATATAACAAAACGCAAATAATGTAACAACGACCAGGACTATAAAATAGTACCATTTTATCACCACACAACACTTTTTAAAAGGGTCATTCTTCATGGTTAGAGTAATCAGCATAGGTCTACGTCCAAAAAATCAATTGTACATAACTTGAGTCATCTGTACCCATCtacttcaaaaaaaaataaagttttttcaAGTTAAAGATATTAACACATGATGAATTTCTAGTTGTCCTCTGTACTCCTTGGTCCCAAATATTTTCAAGTTTTAGGATTCCTGCATGAGCATATACAACAAAGACAAATTAACATAAAGATCAGAGTTGATTATGATAATCTATTTTATTGATATCTTTCTATTCAAACAACCAATCAATCTCAAAGTATCAGCAAAAAGTGATTTCCAACCATGtgttaatataaataaaacagaaaatgatCTCTTGTTCAAATATATGAAGATATAGTCATACTTTACGACAATAAGAAACACATTCAATTGTTAAACGCAATAACCTCAAATTAACCAGAGATTAAGCGCATATAAAAATTTTACCTGTAATGGTAAATATTTTCTGGAAGTACCATATCTCCTAAGCGAACACCAGCAGCAGCAGTCATGAAATGAAAAAGTGCATCCAGTCGCATTTCAGGTGGGATCCCAAAAATTTGGCGCTTTTTTTGCTCATTTTCACATAAAAACTGATAACATTGCATCTGAAATGAACCTACTAGACTCAATTTAGTCAACATATCCCATACATCTGATTCACTGTAAATGCGAGGCCTACTTTGTTGCATAATAGCTAATCCTTTTTCAGCAATCGCGACTTGTCTTTCAATTAATGAGACTTGTTTTTCGGCGATCGAAACTTGCCTCTCAGTCACAGAAGCTTGTCTCTCAGCTGATTCAACCTGCCTCTGAGCCACGTCATGTAGCTTGCTAGACAGATAACTACCCTCTTTTACAGCATCAGCCATGGTAGTAATTTCCAAAGCAACTTTCTCATACTGTGCCTCCAAAAAATTATTCATAGGAGACTTACTCTTTGTACCTCTCGAAGTTAAATTCCCTCCTAATTGATTTGGCTGACCATAAGGAGCACTTGGTGAATCTAAATTAGCAAAAAATGTTGGGATATCATGTCCCGTATTCACATTTATGTCAGAAAATCCAACATTTTCAAAAGAGTCATTCAAGTCAATGAGATCTCTATCAAGTTGTTGAATCTTTTCTTGTGAAGTAGCAGCCCCTTTACCAGTAGCTCTATCAGCTCCGAACAACTCCTTCAAAATATCATAATGCTTAATTtgcatttttttctatttttctgctTGAGATTTCTCCTacataaaaaatgttaaaattattttgtgactcACTTCATCACTGATATAAGtaataaaaaagtataagaTACCTTAATAAAGTCTTGCCACACTTCTTCTTCAGCTTCAAACTTTCTAGTTACAGGATTTCATGCAAATCCACTTAAGTGATGAAATAAGTCATACGCTTCAGCAAAATGATCTTTCAGTGTCTTCATTCTATTCTTGATGTGGTTCTTCGTTATGTGCGAACCTATAACTATACTCAAAGTCTTCACAAAATTGGCATATGCTTCAGTTGTCCACGAGCCATCGTGTCTATTACCTTTCAATGCTTCTTCTGCTAACGCATTTAGCAGAGCTTCATCCATCTCATCAGACTATCTTAAGTTGTCTTTAGAAGGTTGAGTtgcttctattttattttctttatttggcATTATTTAACCTGTAacattttcttaaaaaattcaattaaacaaCTCTGACAATAAACtgcacatatatatacatatttaaatatatcaaaTGTATAATCACTCATAATGTTTGATACACATTCCACATTTCAACCGCAATGTTATCTCGTAATAATGCTGCATGCCTATATTCCTCATCACGTTGTTGAATTGGTTGTGATCTATCTATATTGCGTTCTTGTAGCAATTCTCTGTCAACCTCATCAATTATAGATTGATCAACATCAACACCCATAAAAAAGTTATGCAGTATACAACATGCCAAAAAATATCTCTCATAGTTTCAAATGAATAATATGGTTCAGTGTCGCCAGCTATAATTGGGAATCTTTTCTTTAGAACTCCAAAACATCTTTCAATGACGTTTCTTAATGAAGAATGCCGGTGGTTGAATAGTTCTTTAGGATTTTGTGGCTCACGTAGTGAATACTCTTTCAGGTGATACCGAACACCTTTATATGGTGTAAGTATCCCAGGCTTCAGCATGAATCCAGCATCGCCTAGATAAAATTTTCCTACAACAGTTGCatacaaaaattaaagtataacACACTATGACTGTAAATTTAACTTTATGTAGCTGATTTCGTAAATTATATTAGCACAGACCTTCGAGAATTCGAAGTGAATATTCCCTATTTAAAGCATCTTTCAATATTCTTGAGTCAGAGGCAGTTCCTTCCCAACCGGACAACACATAAGTGAATTTCATATCAAAACCACAGGCCGCTAAAACATTTTGTGTTGGGTGATCTTTTCGTCCGCGAAAACGAGGGGCATCCACCCTTGGTATCTTCACACGACTATGAGTTTCATCTATGGCTCCAATGCAATCCTTTTTTGAGAAAGTATATTGACTTATTAACATAACAGTATTATAattatttcattgacaattatATAAATGTGACTAAGTAAATCAAAAGAGTTAGTACCTTAAAAAACGGATAAAATCGACTATTATTAAGTATTTCATAAGGAACTTCCTCACCAGATGGTTGCCTGAAGAAGTCTCCCTCTAACGATAGAATAGCATGAAGGACATTGTGAAAGTGACGACTAATTGTCTCTCCTGACCGGT from Arachis stenosperma cultivar V10309 chromosome 9, arast.V10309.gnm1.PFL2, whole genome shotgun sequence encodes the following:
- the LOC130948495 gene encoding protein ALP1-like yields the protein MDNENIEDANLEDRTNVIYDSEFQVGQITSTDLYHPQPIQIPTRVREELENRQHICVTSLSCVAVHQLYLLELISQHRPRQINNDNLKRELRRTQLMTQLLESEKCRDVIRMGPEAFRQLCQKLRGTDRVKDSTRSTVEEQVAKFLHIIGHNVKTRIMSFFFHRSGETISRHFHNVLHAILSLEGDFFRQPSGEEVPYEILNNSRFYPFFKDCIGAIDETHSRVKIPRVDAPRFRGRKDHPTQNVLAACGFDMKFTYVLSGWEGTASDSRILKDALNREYSLRILEGKFYLGDAGFMLKPGILTPYKGVRYHLKEYSLREPQNPKELFNHRHSSLRNVIERCFGVLKKRFPIIAGDTEPYYSFETMRDIFWHVVYCITFLWVLMLINL